The genomic DNA ctacttttgaccacatccctatgagccctggtcaaaatgaatgcactatgtagggaataggatgccatttgggatgcaacccatgTAACCAAATAATTCTAAGCAAATACATAGATATATGCTCTTTGCATCATTCAATGTTAATCAGGGAACAGAGCACTATTTTATGATCCAGAATTCTAGTCCTATTGATCTGTAAATTCKTCTTCTTATACATTTGTTTGTAATGGTTGCTCCCATTCTGTTCAGGTGAGCAAGATGAATCTGAGTGCCGGAGCTACCTGACCAAGATCAAGGACCTGTGTCTGAAGCTGGAGGGCTGTGAGACTCGCACCGTCGCACATCTGCGACAGCCCGTGGACAAGGAGCCGCTCAAGGCTTGCGCCCAGAGGACCGCTGAGCAGAAGGTACRYCAGTGACGTCACCCCTCYGTGacattgttttgtctagtttattaggatccccattagctgttgcacatgctgcagctagtcttcctggggtccacacaaaatacaaaatacatgacACAGTGCATGACAGTTACAGACAAGAACAACACAAAGACAATACAACATAACATTACAGGGGCACCTTGGGAGTTTTATCACTATGGGTCTAACGGCAATGGAGGAAGAGACATTTGCTGTTGTAGCTGTTTCTCAACCCAGTATCTATGTCATTTAGACTCAGGGGTAGCCAGGCCACTGGTAAACGGTTACCATYAATCACGCATCCAATCCCAAAGTAAACCGAGTTAATGGTAGATCTGTAATGAAGTTTGAGCCCAAATTAGATAACATGCCTATTTGAAACAGAGCCAGGTCAAATTCAACATGGGGTTATTGTTTAAGGAAGCGATTTAAAGTTCTTGTGTGTCAAGTAAATTAAGTTAGACAGTAGAAGAGACAAAGTAACATTTTTAGATCAGTCGTGCTGTTTAAGTATGTTCCATCTGCTCGTTTCCGATCGTAAGACGTTTCAGAAGATCTTTGTGTCCCTGTTTCACTTTACAGTATATCGCTGGTTAGCTTGTTAACAACTCCATGACTGCTTGGAAGCCCAGATGGAATAGCCAGTTATGGTTCATTATTCCCCTTTCTGCTCATAGAAAGTCCAGTCAGAGTTGGAGGGCTTGAAGAAAGACCTGACCAATGTGgctgaggagacagaggaggtgcTGGCATCTCCTCAGCAGTCCAGCTCCGCCCCAGTACTGCGCTCTGAGCTGGATATTACGCTGAAGAAGATGGAGCACATCTACAGCCTGTCCTCCGTGTACCTGGACAAGTGAGTCCCTCGCTGACTCTGATTGTTACCATATCCAAAAACCCATAGGACCAATAAGTAACATAAATAGTAGATCTGAGTCATGTTacacacacagctaacactaTACACCATTGCTTGTCCAGACTGAAGACCATCGACATAGTGATCCGCAGCACAAAGGGAGCAGAGGACACCCTCAAAAAGTACGAAGCCCGTTTACGAGACGTCAACAAGATGCCAACAGACGAAAAAGAGGTGGAGAAGTACCACGCCCAGCTAAAGGTAGAATTAACTGTATTCTATCCGTTGGTGTATAGACAATGCTTTTATATGGACTGGTTATCCGACAGTAACTTAATGATTTCTATGCATTTGTAgtgatgttcctctctctccctctttctttctctatctctctcgttctctctctttctctctttctcgctctccctctctctttttctctctctctctctMTGTCTCCRTCTTTCACTCTGGRAGACAATGCGTGGCGAGGCAGAGGATGACCAGAAGACATTCGACAATCTCCAGGTGGAACTGAAGAAGGCGTCGGCCGTGAATGAGCGGATTAAGCTGGTCCACAGCGAGCACAACACCGAGCTGGAACACTACCGCCAACTAGTGGCCGGGCTAGAGGAGCGCTGGCAGGTCGTGTTTGCCCAGATAGACCTGCGCCAACAGGAACTGGACTTGCTGGGGAGGCAGATGTGCGCCTACCACGAGAGCTATGACTGGCTCATCAGATGGCTCGGTGATGCCAAGCAAAGGCAGGTGAAGATCCAGGCCGTGCCCATCGGCGACAGCAAGGCCCTTATGCAACAGTTGGCYCAGGAGAAGGTACTGTACGACTAATAATAYMATTTGATTGYATTTATATAGTGCTTTTCTACCTAGATGCTCAAAGCGCTTTACYTAGTAaagggggaaactcacctcatccaccaccaatgtgagGCACCCAGGACAAGGTAGCAGGAGGCTTCCATTACAAATAGTGGAGATGAAGCTTCTTTGCTCAATGATGGAATATAATGTTACATTATCATGACAGTCAGTGTTCCAATCTTTTATCATTGCAGAAACTCCTAGAAGAGATCGAGAAGAACAAAGATAAGGTTGAGGAGTGTCAAAAACATGCAAGAGCATATATCGATGCGGTCAAGGTGCGTATGCAAATCACTTAAAACAAGATCATGCATATGGAGATTTGTTGRATCAGTAAAATTATTATATTATGTCCATGTGTTTCCCCCAGGACTATGAGCTTCAGGTGGTGACGTACAAAGCTCTGGTGGAGCCCCTGGCTTCGCCCCTTAGGAAAACCAAAATGGAGTGTGCATCTGACAATATCATCCAAGAGGTAGGTCATATAGACAAGATGGGGaatttatttaatattattttacAGCTACAGTAGCTTTAAAGTTGTTAACAATTATATGGGATTACTAAACATCTGGAGTTGTCTTTCAGTATGTGACGCTAAGAACCCGCTACAGTGAGCTGATGACTCTGACCAGCCAGTACATCAAGTTTATCACAGAGACACAGCGCCGCCTTGAGGACGAGGAGGTAATTGAGTGACACATTGAAGACAGGCAGCAGCTCCCGACAACTTGAATTAAACCCACTAACCATGATAACAATAGCCTGGTCCAAGGTCTGTTTGTGCGCACATGTCAACTATTTAGATGTTTGGCATGTGTCAAGGAGTGACATGATGACACAAACAGACTTGAATACCCAGGCGATAACAACAGTTACGATAAAACACTCTATGTATTAATTAAAGGGTTCAAAATATTTTAGCTGATGTGGTCTATGAGGGAAGTAATTKGTTTTAGTGTAGCTCATCGCAGTATGGAAAGTGAGTAATAAAAAGAGTAATTAAAAATTCTGGTGCTGCAGCACATCCCATTGGATGTGGATGTGTAACCGGTCTTTAAATTACACTTGCAAGTTACTTTTGCTACAGTATCCGCTCAAATCTGAAGCAAACATCAGGCTCCCCATTCAACCCCAGCCTTTTCTTCTGCAATTGAATTTGTTATTTCTCTCTTGAAACAAAATATTTCTGCACACTCCATTTTCTCTGATCTGGTGATTAGGACTCTGCGGTCTGACTAACTACCACCTCAGAATGATTATTTCAAATGACAAGTTTTGTTTMCCCCTTTTCTAACCTAACTCAATCTAAGCATACTCTCTATGGGTAATATACTCtttgaaaattattatttttctgcTTCTGTCCTTTCAGGTTTATTTCCAATTTTTAAACGTGATGGATTTAAtttgtaaaagataatacaatctTAGTCCAAGGTAAAGTTGAAGAGTAGTAGCCAAGTCAGTACATTGAAAAGTGTTATTTGATTGATTGGTATTTTATACCTAATTGGCATGATACCATTCAAGATCCCAATTGTGTTGTGAAGTAATGTCTCATTATGTGTGCCATACATTAAGTAAATGTGACAAGACATGCGTGATTATTTCCCTAAAGCAAATAACAAACATTTCTCTCCCTAGATAACAAATGTTTATTCATTTGAAGTAATGTTTTGTTCATGTATTTACATCTACAatggggtctgaaatgattgacagccttgataaagatgagccgaaattactgtataaaatacatcattcaaatactgagctatattgtatgttcAAAAACATTGGAACttaaagaaaatttaaaaaaattaaatcagTTTTGCTCATCTATCATGGGTGTCAATcatacctacctacatgtacttaaACGTTTGACTTTTTTTGAGTAATTCAATCAACTCAAACATTTATATTCTAACACTGTAATACTTAACATTGTTTTTCCCTTTACTTTTTGCTTCCACTAATACAGAAAGCTACTGAAATActaaagaaggaggagagaaaaaagttgTCTGAGATGCAGGCGGAATTAGACAAACAAAGACAGTTAGCTGAGGCACACGCAAAAGCTATCGCTAAAGCCGAACAAGAAGCCCAAGAGCTCAAGTTGAAAATGAAAGAAGAGGTCAGCAGGAGGGAGGTTGTAAAAGTAGATTCTGAGAAACAGAAGCACAACATACAGCAGCAGCTGCACGAACTCAAGAATCTGTCAGAGCAAGAGATCCAATCCAAGAGCCAGCAGGTTGAGGAGGCACTGTATAGTCACACCAAGATAGAAGAGGAGATCCACATCATCAGAATCCAATTAGAGACCACCATAAAGCAGAAGGCCACAGCTGAGGCCCAAGTTCAGCAGCTCAGGGACATGGCTGCCGAGGCTGAGAGACTGCGGAAAGTTACtcaggaggaggcagagaagcTTCGCAAGCAGGTGAATGAAGAGACTCAGAAAAAGCGCAACGCGGAGGAGGAGCTGAAACACAGAGCAGAGGCAGAACAAGAGGCTGCCAAGCAAAAGCAGAAGGCCCTGGATGAGGTGCAGAAGTTCAAGATGCAAGCTGAAGAGGCAGAGAGGCGCATGAAACAGGCAGAGGAGGAAAAGCAGAGGCAGGTCATGGTTGCAGAGGAGGTGGCACAGAAGAGTGCCGCCACCGAGCTGCAAACCAAACGCATGTCCTTTAACGAGAAGGCAGTAAAGCTCGAGGCATCACTGAAACAAGAACAGGACACTGTTATTCAGTTGCAGGAACAGGCAGAGCGCCTCAAGAAGCAACAAGAGGAAGCCAACAAAGCCAGGGAGGAAGCAGAGAAGGAGCTTGAGAAGTGGAGGCAAAAAGCCAATGAGGCACTCCGTTTGAGACTCCAGGCTGAGGAAGATGCCCATAAGAAGAGCCAGGCTCAGGAGGAAGCagagaagcagaaagagaaagCTCAGCAAGAGGCAAAGAAAAGGGCTAAGGCTGAAGAGGCTGCTCTTAAGCAAAAGGAAATGGCAGAGAAGGAGCTGGAGAAACAGAGGAAATTGGCAGAGGGAATGGCCCAGCAGAAACTCTCTGCAGAGCAAGAGCTAATTCGCCTAAGGGCTGACTTTGACCATGGTAAGCAACAGAGATCTCTATTGGATGAAGAGCTCCAGCGCCTGAAAAATGAGGTGAATGCTGCTGTAAAACAAAGGAAAGAGCTAGAAGACGAACTGGCCAAAGTAAGATGCGAAATGGAAGTTCTTCTTCAGATGAAGTCCAAAGCTGAGAAGGAGACCATGTCTACAACAGAGAAAAGCAGAAATCTCCTTGAGTCTGAGGCATCGAAAATGAGGCAACTAGCTGAAGAGGCAACTAAGCTGAGATCAATTGCTGAAGACGCAAAGAAGCAGAGGCAGGTAGCAGAGGATGAGGCAGCTCGGCAAAGAGGAGAGGCTGAGAAGATACTCAAGGAAAAACTGGCAGCCATTAATGAAGCAACTTGTCTGAAAACTGAAGCTGAGATTGCCCTGAAGGATAAAGAGGCAGAAAATGAGCGACTTAGGAGAAAAGCCGAAGATGAGGCTTATCAGAGAAAGATCCTGGAAGACCAAGCCAAACAGCACAAGCAAGACATTGATGAAAAGATCACCCAGCTTAAGAAAACTTCTGATTCTGAATTGGAGAGGCAGAAGAAGATTGTAGAGGAAACTCTTAAGCAGAGGAGGGTGGTCGAAGAGGAGATTCGCATACTAAAACTAAACTTTGAGGAGGCATCAACAGGCAAGTTGGATCTTGAGTTGGAGTTGAACAAGCTTAAAGGCATTGCAGAGGAGACACATAAGAACAAAGTCAAGGCTGAGGAAGAATCAGAGAAACTCAGAAAGCATGCTTTAGAGGAGGAGAACAAAAGGAAGCAAGCTGAAGAGAAAGTAAAAAAGATCACTGCAGCAGAGGAAGAGGCAGCGCGACAATGCCAGGCAGCTCAGAAAGAAGTTGAGCGCCTCAAAAAGATTGCTGCTGATGCTAACAAGCAAAAGGAGGATGCTGacaaagaaacagagaaacagattaGTCTAGCCAYAGAGGCTGCACAGAAATGTAGTGCTGCAGAAAAGAGAGCACAGGCTGTTCTGGTCAAGCAGAAAGAGGACAATCTTTCCCAGGGCAAGCTCAAAGAGGAGTTTGACAAGGCTAAGAATCTTGTACAAGAAGCTGAGAAGGCAAAGGAGAAAGCTGAGAAAGAGGCTGCTTTACTCCGTCAAAAAGCAGAGGATGCTGAGAAACAGAAGAAAGCAGCTGAAGCTGAGGCTGCCAAACAGGCCAAGGCTCAGGGGGATGCTGAGAGACTGAGGATGGAAGCAGAGCAGGAGGCTGCAAAGCAAGCAGAAGCTGAGGCTGCTGCTCTGAAACAGAAACAGCAGGCAGATGCAGAGATGGCCAAGCACAAAAAGCTAGCTGAACAAACAGTGAAGCAGAAGAAACAAgttgagcaggagctgagaaagGTGAAACTGCGACTGGATGAGACCGATAAGCAGAAATCTGTTTTGGATGAAGAGCTTCAGCGCCAGAAGGATGAAGTTAGCAATGCTGTCAAGCAGAAAGCTCAAGTGGAGGATGAGCTATTCAAGATCAAGGTCCAGATGGAAGAGCTGGTCAAACTTAAGCTTAGAATTGAGAATGAAAACCAGCGTCTCATGAGTAAAGACAAAGATAATTCTCAGAAATTCCTGGAAGAGGAAGCTGAGAACATGAAGAAGCTTGCGGAGGATGCMGCCAGGCTAAGCTTAGAAGCTCAGGAGGCAGCCCGAGAGAGACAGATTACAGAGTCCAAGCTTGAAGAACAGAGGGCTCTTGCTGACAAAATGCTGAAGGAGAAAATGCAAGCTATCCAAGAAGCAACTAAACTGAAAGCTGAGGCAGAGAATCTCCAGAAACAAAAGGACAAGGCTCAGAAGCAGGCCCAAAAACTGCTGGAGGACAAGCAGCAGATGCAGCAACGTtttgaagaggagacagagggcttCCAAAAATCCCTAGAGGCTGAGCGCAAGAGGCAGCATGAAGCGACGGTGGAGGCAGAGAAACTGAAGCTTAGGGTGACACAGCTTAGTGATGCTCAGTCTAAAGCAGAAGAGGAGGCCAAGAAATTCAAGAAACAAGCAGATGAGATCAGGGTTCGTCTCCAAGAGAAAGAGCAACATGCTTCAGAAAAAGTCATTGTCGAGAAACTGGAGGTGCAGAGATTACAGAGCAGCAAAGAGTCTGAAGACCTACGCAAAGCCATAGCTGACCTTCAGAAAGAAAATGAGAAATTACAAAAAGAGGCTGCAGATCTACAGAACACGTCGAAAGAGGTATTGCAGAATGTGAAATAATCCTGTGAAATAACAAGTGCAAAACCCCTTTGCAAATATCCGTAACCTTCTCAAAAGCACTAACACATAGGGGAGGTCCAAAGTTACTATTCATGTGAATTGCAGAGACTGTCAACAATACTAAGTGTCCAGAAATTTCTCATGAATTACCAAATGTTGCTGCATTTTGTAAATCCAATTATGTTTTCTAGCAAATGTTCATAATTGCATTTCAAAATMAAACCGATTTCAAATCAATTTCCAATCATAGAATACAGAATACAGTTATATGCTGTATATACAAATACCatttatatgtaaatatattgatTATATTATTTAGCCGTTATAATCAGTGTAATAGAATGTTAAGACCATGTGAAAAAGGGTTGTTTGGAGTTGTATTAATTGTGTCTTTTTTTTTRTTTCTCCAAATTAGATGGCCAATGCCCAACAGGAACAAATTAAAAAGGAAAAGGTCGTTCTTGAGCAGACTTTCCTGACAGAAAAACAATTGTTGTTGAAAAAAGAAAAGCTCATTGAAGAAGAGAAAAATAAGCTTGAGAAACAGTTTGAGGATGAGGTTAAGAAGGCCAAAGATCTCAGAGACGAGCAGGATCGTCAAAGGAAGCAGATGgaacaggagaagaagaaacTCCACGCTACCTTGGATGCCGCTGTTAAAAGGCAGAAGGATGCCGAGGAGGAGATGTGCAACAAGCAGAAAGAGATGCAGGATCTTGAAAAGAAGAGGCTTGAACAAGATAAATTGTTGGGTGAGGAGAATGAAAKGCTTCGAGAGAAGCTGCAGCAACTTTctacattaaaaaaatctgcAACATCCCACACTAAAGAAATGGAGATGCAAACGGATGAGGTCCCTGAAGATCAGCTAATTGCAATGACAATGGTGGGAACTACAAAGAAAGTATTCGATGGGTCTGCAGTAGTAGATGGTgagaagaaaaacaaagaatTACCATTTTCTTTTGATGGGATTAGGGAGAAGGTACCTGCCAGCAGGCTCCATGACATTGGTATACTGAACAAGAAGGACTTTGATAAGCTGAAAAAAGGCAAAACCACAGTGAAAGACCTGAGCAAGactgagaaagtgaaaacatgtctCAAAGGCAAGAATAGTGTTGGCGGAGTCTTGACCCCAGCCAAGCAGAAAATMAGTGTGTATCAGGCCATGAAAGAGAATAAACTTTCTCCTGGTGCTGCCACAATGCTRCTTGAAGCTCAGGCAGCATCTGGGTACKTCATRGATCCAGTGAAAAACAGAATGCTCWCTGTGGATGAAGCTGTAAAGGAGGAATTAATAGGTCCAGAACTCCATAACAAAATGCTTTCTGCAGAAAAAGCAGCTACTGGTTACAAAGATCCTTATACTGGAGACACAATCTCACTCTTTGAGGCCATGAAAAAAGGTCTGATTGAACAAGACCAGGCCTTTAGACTTCTGGATGCTCAGATTGCAACTGGTGGAATAATTGACCCTGTCAATAGTCACCGTGTACCTCTCCAGACAGCCTATAAGCAGGGCCAATTGGATGCTGAGATGAGCAAAACTCTATCAAACCCTACTGATGACTCAAAGTTATTCATTGACCCAAGCTCTCAGGAGCGCCTCACTTATCAGCAACTATTGGAGAAATGCATCCCAGATGCAGAGACAGGCCTACTTATGTTACCAATCACAGAGAAAGCTACACAAAGTGACAAGACCTATACAACTGAAGAAACTAAAGATGTACTCACTAAAGCGAATATCTCTGTACCATTTGGAAGATTCCAAGGAAAGACTGTGACCATTTGGGAAATCATTAACTCAGAGTATTTCACAGAGGCACAGAGGAAGGATCTGATTCGCCAGTACAAGACCGGAAAAATTACTGTGGAAAAAATTATCAAAATTGTAATTAGCGTCGTGGAAGacaaagagaagaggaaggaaattGTGTTTGACGGTCTGAGGATTCCTGTCACTGCAGCTGAACTTCTAGAATCGAAGATCCTCAATAAAGACCTGTTCAACCAATTGCATAATGGTAAAACAACTGTCAAAGAAATCTCTGAGATGGAGCCTGTTAAGAAAGCCTTAAGGGGAACACATAGCATTGCTGGAGTGATCGTTGAGTCAACAAATGAGAAAATACCATTCTATCAAGCTGTAAAGGAACAGATGCTCTCTCCCGAGACTGCGTTGTCTCTTCTTGAGGCTCAAGCTGGGACTGGATTTGTAATTGACCCTGTCAAAAATCAGAAGCTCACTGTGGATGAGGCTGTTAAATCAGGTCTTGTTGGCCCAGAGATGCATGAAATACTTATGTCTGCAGAGAGAGCTGTTAATGGGTACAAAGATCCCTACACTGGAAAGAATCTATCCCTATTTGAGGCAATGTTGAAAGACCTCATTAAGAAAGACCAGGGTATCCGTCTGCTAGAGGCTCAGCTTGCAACTGGAGGTATAATTGATCCAGTTAAAAGTTATCACATCCCACATGATGTTGCCTGCAAACGTGGATATTTTAACGATGAAACAAACAAGACCTTGAGCAACAACACTGATGAAACTAAAGTCTTCTTTGATCCTAACATGTGGGAGAATGCATCTTATGTACAACTCATGAAAAAATGTGTCACAGACAAAGAGACTGGTTTTCCATTTCTTCCGCTTTCAGAGAAAGCAATTCAAAAGTCAAAAGAGGAACATTATAAGTCAAAAGAGGAACATTATAAGTCAAAAGAGGAACATCAATACACGGAGGTCCAGATCAAAGATGCCCTGAACCAGGCAACTATGGAGCTGCCGTATGGACCTTTCAAAGGAAGGAAAGTCACTATTTGGGAGATCATATACTCTGAATATATTACAGAGGAACAAAGAATCGAGTTGATTCGACAGTACAGAACTGGAACAGTGACTATTGAAAGAATGATTACCATCCTTGTCACAATGGTTGATGAAAAGGAGGCCAAGAAACAGGAAAAGGAACAGGCCAGCTTTGAAGGTCTTAGGTCATCTGTCACTGCCAGCTCCTTGTTTGAATCCAAAATAATTGATAAAGCTACATATGATCAGCTACAACAGGGTAAAAAGAAACCCAAAGAAATCAGTGACATTGACTCAGTCAGAAAGTACTTGCAAGGAACAGATGGACAGATC from Salvelinus sp. IW2-2015 linkage group LG31, ASM291031v2, whole genome shotgun sequence includes the following:
- the pleca gene encoding plectin a isoform X1, producing MANAKDTPTAAAMSSRYCGFEQEIIYGRANYINEMSCGEVGSHLYSRMCCADERDRVQKKTFTKWVNKHLMKHWRAEAQRHITDLYEDLRDGHSLISLLEVLSGETLPRERDVVRNSRLPREKGRMRFHKLQNVQIALDFLKHRQVKLVNIRNDDIADGNPKLTLGLIWTIILHFQISDIQVNGQSDDMTAKEKLLLWSQRMVEGYHGMRCDNFTTSWRDGKLFNAVVHKHRPTLIDMSKVYRQTPVENLEQAFSVAERDLGVTRLLDPEDVDVPHPDEKSIITYVSSLYDVMPRVPDVQDGVKANELELRWQEYYELVTLLLQWIRHHIIVFEERKFPTSYEEIEVLWRQFLKFKETELPAKEADKNRSKHVYKSFEGAVQVGHVKVPPGYHPIDVEKEWGRLHVAILERERLLRTEFERLERLQRVVSKVQMESGVCEEQLNQVEGLLQMDVRLLNSGKPAMHTAEIETDLDKAEGMIRYLFNDVQLLKDGRHLQAEQMYRRVYRLHERLVNLRSEYNLRLKSGVTITQIPMSQMQTLQQAPMRVRPELDEVTLRYIQDLLAWVEENQRRVDQGEWGSDLPTVESQLGSHRGLHQSVEEFHAKIGRAKADESQLSPVTKGAYRDNLSKLELHYGKLLSSSKARLRSLDGLHAFVTAATKELMWLNDKEEEEVNYDWSERNTNMTAKKDNYSGLMKELEHREKRVNSVQVQGDKLLKEGHPAKTTVEAFTAALQTQWSWXLQLCCCVESHLKENTAYFQFFSDVKEAEEKMKKMQMTMXKKYTCNRNITVTXLEDLLQDAADEKEQLKEFKTHLDGLNRRAKTIVQLKPRNPATPVKGKLPVQAVCDFKQMELTVHRGEECALLDNSQPYKWKVQNPKGSKATVPSICFLVPPTNNDAVSGVSGLDTSHQNLLVLWQMLHVDMKSLMSWQYLMRDIHLITTWNITMFKTLRVEEYRLALRNLELHYQEFLRDSQDSQLFGADDRMQVESGYNKASQHYDGLLHSVEKGCASPTGGEQDESECRSYLTKIKDLCLKLEGCETRTVAHLRQPVDKEPLKACAQRTAEQKKVQSELEGLKKDLTNVAEETEEVLASPQQSSSAPVLRSELDITLKKMEHIYSLSSVYLDKLKTIDIVIRSTKGAEDTLKKYEARLRDVNKMPTDEKEVEKYHAQLKTMRGEAEDDQKTFDNLQVELKKASAVNERIKLVHSEHNTELEHYRQLVAGLEERWQVVFAQIDLRQQELDLLGRQMCAYHESYDWLIRWLGDAKQRQVKIQAVPIGDSKALMQQLAQEKKLLEEIEKNKDKVEECQKHARAYIDAVKDYELQVVTYKALVEPLASPLRKTKMECASDNIIQEYVTLRTRYSELMTLTSQYIKFITETQRRLEDEEKATEILKKEERKKLSEMQAELDKQRQLAEAHAKAIAKAEQEAQELKLKMKEEVSRREVVKVDSEKQKHNIQQQLHELKNLSEQEIQSKSQQVEEALYSHTKIEEEIHIIRIQLETTIKQKATAEAQVQQLRDMAAEAERLRKVTQEEAEKLRKQVNEETQKKRNAEEELKHRAEAEQEAAKQKQKALDEVQKFKMQAEEAERRMKQAEEEKQRQVMVAEEVAQKSAATELQTKRMSFNEKAVKLEASLKQEQDTVIQLQEQAERLKKQQEEANKAREEAEKELEKWRQKANEALRLRLQAEEDAHKKSQAQEEAEKQKEKAQQEAKKRAKAEEAALKQKEMAEKELEKQRKLAEGMAQQKLSAEQELIRLRADFDHGKQQRSLLDEELQRLKNEVNAAVKQRKELEDELAKVRCEMEVLLQMKSKAEKETMSTTEKSRNLLESEASKMRQLAEEATKLRSIAEDAKKQRQVAEDEAARQRGEAEKILKEKLAAINEATCLKTEAEIALKDKEAENERLRRKAEDEAYQRKILEDQAKQHKQDIDEKITQLKKTSDSELERQKKIVEETLKQRRVVEEEIRILKLNFEEASTGKLDLELELNKLKGIAEETHKNKVKAEEESEKLRKHALEEENKRKQAEEKVKKITAAEEEAARQCQAAQKEVERLKKIAADANKQKEDADKETEKQISLAXEAAQKCSAAEKRAQAVLVKQKEDNLSQGKLKEEFDKAKNLVQEAEKAKEKAEKEAALLRQKAEDAEKQKKAAEAEAAKQAKAQGDAERLRMEAEQEAAKQAEAEAAALKQKQQADAEMAKHKKLAEQTVKQKKQVEQELRKVKLRLDETDKQKSVLDEELQRQKDEVSNAVKQKAQVEDELFKIKVQMEELVKLKLRIENENQRLMSKDKDNSQKFLEEEAENMKKLAEDAARLSLEAQEAARERQITESKLEEQRALADKMLKEKMQAIQEATKLKAEAENLQKQKDKAQKQAQKLLEDKQQMQQRFEEETEGFQKSLEAERKRQHEATVEAEKLKLRVTQLSDAQSKAEEEAKKFKKQADEIRVRLQEKEQHASEKVIVEKLEVQRLQSSKESEDLRKAIADLQKENEKLQKEAADLQNTSKEMANAQQEQIKKEKVVLEQTFLTEKQLLLKKEKLIEEEKNKLEKQFEDEVKKAKDLRDEQDRQRKQMEQEKKKLHATLDAAVKRQKDAEEEMCNKQKEMQDLEKKRLEQDKLLGEENEXLREKLQQLSTLKKSATSHTKEMEMQTDEVPEDQLIAMTMVGTTKKVFDGSAVVDGEKKNKELPFSFDGIREKVPASRLHDIGILNKKDFDKLKKGKTTVKDLSKTEKVKTCLKGKNSVGGVLTPAKQKISVYQAMKENKLSPGAATMLLEAQAASGYXXDPVKNRMLXVDEAVKEELIGPELHNKMLSAEKAATGYKDPYTGDTISLFEAMKKGLIEQDQAFRLLDAQIATGGIIDPVNSHRVPLQTAYKQGQLDAEMSKTLSNPTDDSKLFIDPSSQERLTYQQLLEKCIPDAETGLLMLPITEKATQSDKTYTTEETKDVLTKANISVPFGRFQGKTVTIWEIINSEYFTEAQRKDLIRQYKTGKITVEKIIKIVISVVEDKEKRKEIVFDGLRIPVTAAELLESKILNKDLFNQLHNGKTTVKEISEMEPVKKALRGTHSIAGVIVESTNEKIPFYQAVKEQMLSPETALSLLEAQAGTGFVIDPVKNQKLTVDEAVKSGLVGPEMHEILMSAERAVNGYKDPYTGKNLSLFEAMLKDLIKKDQGIRLLEAQLATGGIIDPVKSYHIPHDVACKRGYFNDETNKTLSNNTDETKVFFDPNMWENASYVQLMKKCVTDKETGFPFLPLSEKAIQKSKEEHYKSKEEHYKSKEEHQYTEVQIKDALNQATMELPYGPFKGRKVTIWEIIYSEYITEEQRIELIRQYRTGTVTIERMITILVTMVDEKEAKKQEKEQASFEGLRSSVTASSLFESKIIDKATYDQLQQGKKKPKEISDIDSVRKYLQGTDGQIVGIYMGDSKDKVSIYQAMKKNILRQNTGLSLLKAQAATGFIIDPVKNQRYTVDDAVKAGVVGPEVHEKLLSAEKAVTGYRDPYTGNTISLFQAMKKELVLREHAIPLLEAQVATGGIIDPVSSHCVPNDVAFQRGYFNKQMAKTFTDPSEDIKAFTDPNNNESSTYKQLQEKCIRDPDTGLCFLPLSKAEAQSPVEKSYVFTEEQAQTDLTNTQVDIPHQSYAGKVMTLWDVMGSNLLPEEEKLRLLEQYRLGQITKERMIIIVIEIIEQREILKGEQSMSCDVIRRRVTIEELYSSRIIDLQTYNMLKQEKKTIREVMEMPSVKQYLFGTGSIAGILSDSPSKVSIYQAMKRGLIKPDFAISLLEAQAATGFIIDPVKEELLTVDEAVRKGLVGPEIHDKLLSAERAVTGYKDPYSGKVISLFQAMKKDLVPEDYALRLLEAQASTGGLMDPEYYFHLPTDVAMQRGYINKETHDRITDPNSDVQGYVDPTTEERQTYAQLLKRCKADKESGLRLLSLADRRLLFKGLRKQITLDELLRSQIIDQKTYNDLIEGLISVEEVSKDVKKYLVGTSCIAGVYVESSKDRLSIYQAMKKNMIRPGTAFELLEAQAATGYIIDPIKNLKLNVGEAVKMGVVGSEFKDKLISAERAVTGYKDPYSGKTISLFQAMKKGLILKDHGIRLLEAQIATGGIIDPEESHRLPVEMAYTRGLFDEEMNGILTDPSDDTKGFFDPNTEENLTYLQLMERCLIDPETGLALLLLKEKKREKKTSSKSSVRKRRVVIVDPETGKEMSVYEAYHKGLIDHQTYTELAEQECEWEEITISSSDGVVKSMIIDRRSGRQYDIDDAITKGLIDQSALDQYRAGTLSITEFADMLSGNITGTRSRSSSFGSTSSYSSSPAPSIKPPATIWNDPTEETVPVAGILDTDTLEKVSVTEAMHRNLVDNITGQRLLEAQACVGGIIDPNTGEKFSVSDAMNMGLVDKIMVDRINLAQKAFNGFEDPRTKKKMSAAQALKKGWLYYEAGQRFLEVQYLTGGLIEPEVTGRVPLDVAINKGTLDARTAQKLRDVSGYSKYLTCPKTKLKISYKDAIDRSMIEEGSGLRLLEASSQSSKGLYSPYSVSGSGSASGSRPDSRTGSRSGSRRGSFDATGSGFSTNFSSSSFSSTSYGRRYNAGLQSGLSMDELAQALTSLAMGRNCSSKERIFTTLQPNYSPVA